The following proteins come from a genomic window of Sardina pilchardus chromosome 1, fSarPil1.1, whole genome shotgun sequence:
- the LOC134085299 gene encoding keratinocyte proline-rich protein-like isoform X2, with translation MTVWSLMGTALIFSLFIFIFSMWQRRTSTEFRSKHRPAVPSVPESKSSFCPTGTRLPEPEPGPKPSPTAPPGPRPGPKLPTRSSVPEPGPRLQNRLCVPETRPTADPTRL, from the exons ATGACTGTGTGGTCCTTAATGGGAACAGCGCTGATATTCTCACTCTTCATTTTCATCTTCAGCATGTGGCAAAGGAGAACATCCACAG AATTCAGATCCAAACACCGTCCTGCTGTACCAAGTGTACCAGAGTCCAAATCCAGCTTCTGTCCAACAGGAACCCGACTACCAGAACCTGAACCTGGACCCAAACCCAGTCCAACAGCACCGCCAGGACCCAGGCCTGGACCCAAACTCCCCACAAGATCCTCTGTACCAGAGCCTGGACCCAGACTCCAGAACAGACTCTGTGTACCAGAGACTCGGCCAACAGCTGACCCGACAAGACTGTGA
- the LOC134085299 gene encoding uncharacterized protein LOC134085299 isoform X1 yields the protein MWQRRTSTVQQNSDPNTVLLYQVYQSPNPASVQQEPDYQNLNLDPNPVQQHRQDPGLDPNSPQDPLYQSLDPDSRTDSVYQRLGQQLTRQDCEYQSLDLKSKPDDSVYQSLDPLSQIHSTR from the exons ATGTGGCAAAGGAGAACATCCACAG TTCAACAGAATTCAGATCCAAACACCGTCCTGCTGTACCAAGTGTACCAGAGTCCAAATCCAGCTTCTGTCCAACAGGAACCCGACTACCAGAACCTGAACCTGGACCCAAACCCAGTCCAACAGCACCGCCAGGACCCAGGCCTGGACCCAAACTCCCCACAAGATCCTCTGTACCAGAGCCTGGACCCAGACTCCAGAACAGACTCTGTGTACCAGAGACTCGGCCAACAGCTGACCCGACAAGACTGTGAATACCAAAGCCTGGACCTGAAGTCAAAACCAGATGACTCGGTTTATCAGAGCCTGGACCCACTCAGCCAGATCCACTCTACCAGATGA
- the LOC134077304 gene encoding uncharacterized protein LOC134077304 — translation MKTLLLFTLLLISGECHQDSIRVTAQLGAPVTITCRYPEIYTNNSKSFCIPEGNSCRTLVSLEHTSTEARIGRYSLTYSREERALNVTIDGLMKNDEAVYFCAVKTGEGIITRVTDVVVYVMGNAARSVHFRCTYCHGNERRPKHLYRGECSRDGSPKQKDVLIQTNQSDILITRGRLCLYDNTTARVFTVTISNLTAEDSGKYCCVVKREPLTDIQTEHLFIYEDNMTSTEMITGWQDLNTSSVAVLSVLIFLLCICIIICVHQAVHSLWLKRASTGPFSVLTNRKCGDQSEAKTSDPIPNTVYAVAVFPKTTCEDSPYSLVQHPRPDPVDAVYSYLQFPKHTPSSLEADVPTIPSGNLHANSQPSSVSENGMSPGDTNLT, via the exons ATGAAAACCCTCCTGCTCTTCACCTTGTTGCTGATCTCAG GTGAATGTCATCAAGATTCAATCAGAGTGACAGCTCAGTTAGGGGCACCTGTAACCATCACCTGCAGATATCCTGAGATCTacacaaacaacagcaaaagctTCTGCATCCCTGAGGGCAACTCTTGCAGGACTCTGGTGTCATTGGAACATACATCAACAGAGGCAAGAATAGGGAGATATTCACTGACCTACAGCAGAGAGGAAAGAGCTTTGAATGTCACCATTGATGGACTCATGAAGAACGATGAAGCCGTATACTTTTGTGCAGTCAAAACTGGAGAGGGAATAATCACACGAGTCACAGATGTTG TTGTCTATGTGATGGGAAATGCAGCTAGAAGTGTACATTTTAGATGTACGTATTGCCATGGTAATGAACGAAGACCTAAACACTTATACCGCGGAGAATGTTCCCGTGATGGCTCTCCTAAACAGAAAGACGTCCTCATTCAGACCAACCAGAGTGACATCCTCATCACTCGAGGGAGGTTATGTCTCTATGACAACACCACAGCTAGGGTCTTCACGGTGACAATCAGTAACCTGACAGCAGAGGATTCTGGGAAATACTGCTGTGTGGTGAAGAGAGAGCCGCTGACTGACATTCAAACTGAACACCTGTTCATTTATGAGG ACAATATGACCTCTACAGAAATGATCACTGGCTGGCAGGACCTCAATACATCCTCTGTGGCCGTGTTGTCAGTGTTGATATTCTTACTGTGCATCTGCATCATCATCTGCGTGCATCAGGCTGTACATTCCCTCTGGCTAAAGAGAGCATCCACAG GCCCCTTCTCCGttctgacaaacagaaagtgtgGTGACCAATCAGAGGCGAAG acgtcAGACCCCATACCCAACACTGTATATGCTGTTGCTGTGTTCCCCAAAACCACGTGTGAGGACTCACCCTACTCACTGGTCCAGCATCCCAGACCAGATCCAGTCGACGCCGTATATTCCTACCTGCAGTTCCCGAAACACACTCCCAGTTCCCTTGAGGCTGACGTACCCACGATCCCCTCTGGAAATCTGCACGCCAATTCTCAACCTTCCTCAGTTTCTGAAAATGGTATGTCACCTGGGGACACGA